A stretch of the Arthrobacter stackebrandtii genome encodes the following:
- the carB gene encoding carbamoyl-phosphate synthase large subunit: MPKREDLKSVLVIGSGPIVIGQAAEFDYSGTQALRVLKEEGLRVILVNSNPATIMTDPEFADATYVEPITPEVIEKIIAKERPDAVLPTLGGQTALNAAIALDKAGVLAKYNVELIGANIAAIELGEDREKFKGVVERCGAESARSHIIHTIEGAFEAAKDLGYPMVVRPSFTMGGLGSGLAYTPEDLERIVGQGLQYSPTTEVLLEESILGWKEYELEMMRDKNDNVVVVCSIENFDPVGVHTGDSITVAPAMTLTDREYQNLRDISIAIIREVGVDTGGCNIQFAIEPDTGRVVVIEMNPRVSRSSALASKATGFAIAKIATKLSLGYTLDEIPNDITQKTPASFEPALDYVVVKVPRFAFEKFPAADPTLTTTMKSVGEAMAMGRNFTEALQKALRSLEQKGASLDFRSVNELDVPDLIEAAKRPTTERLGQVQRALLGGATVDELYAATGIDPWFLDQLVLLNEVATTIRQSTALTPEMLKLAKRHGFSDIQIGELTHNTEAVVRGVRQALNIRPVYKTVDTCAAEFAAYTPYHYSSYDEEDEIALHEKPSVIILGSGPNRIGQGIEFDYSCVHASMALRKAGYETVMVNCNPETVSTDYDVSTRLYFEPLTLEDVLEIIAAEERTGGVMGVFVQLGGQTPLKLAQELADAGVPILGTSPEAIDLAEHRGMFSRVLDDAGLIAPKNGTAVSFNDAKKIADEIGYPVLVRPSYVLGGRGMEIVYDEANLSRYIKNATEITEAHPVLIDRFLEDAIEIDVDALFDGKDMYLGGIMEHIEEAGIHSGDSACVLPPITLGKDVQERVRTATRAIAEGVGVRGLINIQFALAADILYVLEANPRASRTVPFVSKATGVQMAKAAALIGVGVSIAHLRSVHHILPEVGDGGNLPDNAPVAVKEAVLPFNRFRTPEGHVVDSLLGPEMRSTGEVMGIDKHFDTAFAKSQAAANGALPVDGTVFVSVANRDKRSIIMAVKRLVDLGYKIVATGGTADVLRRNGIASTTVRKISQESAGSDDQSIVDLINNGEIDMIFNTPSGGQARGDGYEIRAAAVSNGRPCITTVAEFNVAVQAMEALRSFEWDVTSLQEHAVVLAAGLAAQNA; encoded by the coding sequence ATGCCAAAGAGGGAAGATCTTAAATCAGTTTTGGTCATTGGCTCCGGCCCGATCGTGATTGGCCAGGCTGCCGAGTTTGACTACTCCGGCACCCAGGCGCTGCGTGTTTTGAAGGAAGAGGGCCTGCGGGTCATCCTCGTCAACTCCAACCCGGCCACCATCATGACGGACCCCGAGTTCGCGGACGCCACCTACGTTGAGCCCATCACCCCCGAGGTGATTGAGAAGATCATCGCCAAGGAGCGTCCCGACGCCGTACTGCCCACACTGGGCGGGCAGACCGCGCTGAACGCCGCCATCGCACTCGACAAGGCCGGTGTCCTGGCCAAGTACAACGTTGAGCTGATCGGCGCCAACATCGCCGCGATCGAGCTCGGCGAGGACCGCGAGAAGTTCAAGGGCGTCGTGGAGCGCTGTGGGGCCGAGTCGGCACGCAGCCACATCATCCACACCATCGAGGGGGCCTTCGAGGCCGCCAAGGACCTGGGCTACCCCATGGTCGTGCGCCCCTCCTTCACCATGGGCGGGCTCGGCTCAGGCCTGGCCTACACCCCCGAGGACCTGGAGCGCATTGTGGGCCAGGGCCTGCAGTACAGCCCCACCACCGAGGTTTTGCTTGAAGAAAGCATCCTCGGCTGGAAGGAATACGAGCTGGAGATGATGCGCGACAAGAACGACAACGTCGTTGTTGTGTGCTCCATTGAAAACTTCGACCCGGTGGGCGTCCACACGGGCGACTCCATCACGGTGGCCCCGGCCATGACCCTGACGGACCGCGAGTACCAGAACCTGCGTGACATCTCCATCGCGATCATCCGCGAGGTTGGCGTCGACACCGGCGGCTGCAACATCCAGTTCGCCATCGAGCCCGACACCGGACGCGTCGTCGTCATTGAGATGAACCCGCGCGTCTCCCGCTCTTCGGCGCTGGCGTCCAAGGCCACCGGCTTCGCCATCGCCAAGATCGCCACGAAGCTCTCACTGGGCTACACGCTGGATGAGATCCCCAACGACATCACGCAGAAGACCCCGGCCTCCTTCGAGCCCGCCCTCGACTACGTCGTCGTCAAGGTGCCCCGCTTCGCCTTCGAGAAGTTCCCGGCGGCGGACCCCACCCTGACCACCACCATGAAGAGCGTCGGCGAGGCCATGGCCATGGGCCGCAACTTCACCGAAGCCCTGCAGAAGGCGCTGCGCTCACTCGAGCAGAAGGGCGCCAGCCTGGACTTCCGCTCCGTCAACGAGCTCGACGTGCCCGATCTGATCGAGGCCGCCAAGCGCCCCACCACCGAACGCCTCGGACAGGTCCAGCGCGCCCTGCTGGGCGGCGCCACCGTGGACGAGCTCTACGCTGCCACCGGCATCGACCCCTGGTTCCTTGACCAGCTCGTCCTGCTGAACGAGGTCGCCACCACCATCCGCCAGTCCACCGCCCTGACCCCGGAAATGCTCAAGCTGGCCAAGCGCCACGGCTTCTCCGACATCCAGATCGGCGAGCTGACGCACAACACCGAGGCAGTGGTGCGCGGCGTCCGCCAGGCACTGAACATCCGCCCCGTGTACAAGACCGTGGACACCTGCGCCGCCGAGTTCGCCGCGTACACCCCGTACCACTACTCCTCCTACGACGAGGAGGACGAGATTGCGCTGCACGAGAAGCCGTCCGTCATCATCCTCGGTTCCGGCCCCAACCGCATCGGCCAGGGCATCGAGTTCGACTACTCCTGCGTCCACGCCTCCATGGCGCTGCGCAAGGCCGGCTACGAGACCGTCATGGTCAACTGCAACCCGGAAACCGTCTCCACCGACTACGACGTCTCCACCCGCCTGTACTTCGAACCGCTGACCCTCGAGGACGTCCTTGAGATCATCGCGGCCGAAGAGCGCACCGGCGGCGTCATGGGCGTGTTTGTCCAGCTCGGCGGCCAGACCCCGCTGAAGCTGGCACAGGAACTGGCCGACGCCGGTGTCCCCATCCTGGGCACCTCCCCGGAAGCCATCGACCTGGCCGAGCACCGCGGCATGTTCTCCCGCGTCCTGGACGACGCCGGCCTCATCGCGCCGAAGAACGGCACCGCGGTGTCCTTCAACGACGCCAAGAAGATCGCCGACGAGATCGGCTACCCCGTCCTGGTCCGCCCGTCCTACGTCCTGGGCGGCCGCGGCATGGAGATCGTCTACGACGAAGCCAACCTTTCGCGCTACATCAAGAACGCCACCGAAATCACCGAGGCCCACCCGGTCCTGATCGACCGGTTCCTGGAAGACGCCATCGAAATTGACGTCGACGCGCTCTTCGACGGCAAGGACATGTACCTCGGCGGCATCATGGAGCACATCGAGGAGGCCGGCATCCACTCCGGTGACTCCGCCTGTGTCCTGCCCCCCATCACGCTCGGCAAGGACGTGCAGGAGCGGGTCCGCACGGCAACCCGTGCCATCGCCGAAGGCGTGGGCGTGCGCGGCCTGATCAACATCCAGTTCGCCCTGGCCGCGGACATCCTGTACGTGCTCGAGGCCAACCCGCGCGCCTCCCGCACCGTGCCGTTCGTCTCCAAGGCCACCGGTGTGCAGATGGCCAAGGCCGCGGCCCTGATCGGCGTCGGCGTGTCCATCGCCCACCTGCGCAGCGTCCACCACATCCTCCCCGAGGTGGGTGACGGCGGAAACCTGCCCGACAACGCCCCGGTCGCCGTGAAGGAGGCAGTCCTGCCCTTCAACCGCTTCCGCACCCCGGAAGGCCACGTCGTGGACTCCCTGCTCGGGCCGGAAATGCGCTCCACCGGCGAGGTCATGGGCATCGACAAGCACTTCGACACCGCCTTCGCCAAGAGCCAGGCCGCAGCCAACGGCGCCCTGCCCGTTGACGGCACCGTGTTCGTCTCGGTGGCCAACCGCGACAAGCGCTCCATCATCATGGCCGTCAAGCGCCTCGTCGACCTCGGCTACAAGATCGTCGCCACCGGCGGCACCGCCGATGTGCTGCGCCGCAACGGCATCGCCTCCACCACTGTTCGCAAGATCAGCCAGGAAAGCGCCGGATCCGACGACCAGAGCATCGTGGACCTCATCAACAACGGTGAGATCGACATGATCTTCAACACCCCCTCCGGCGGCCAGGCCCGCGGCGACGGCTACGAGATCCGCGCCGCGGCAGTCTCCAACGGCCGCCCCTGCATCACCACGGTTGCCGAGTTCAACGTGGCCGTCCAGGCCATGGAGGCGCTGCGTTCCTTCGAGTGGGACGTCACGAGCCTGCAGGAGCACGCAGTGGTCCTGGCGGCAGGACTGGCAGCCCAGAATGCCTAG
- the pyrF gene encoding orotidine-5'-phosphate decarboxylase produces MKHDGGARPGAPGTFGSRLAGAMAARGPLCVGIDPHPGLLAAWGLDDSVQGLRSFSLAVLEAVAPLAAAVKPQVALYERHGSAGLAVLEELLAASSQAGVLSIADAKRGDIGSTMAGYADAWLRDGSALAADSVTLSPYLGFESLRPALDLAADNGRGVFVLALTSNPEGASVQHVGGAESVAKHIVQAAAVENQRYAGQALGSVGLVVGATVGTALSDLGIDLAAVHGPILAPGLGAQGATGADMRETFGAAYPAVLATSSRGILAAGPDIAALRAATAETLSGL; encoded by the coding sequence ATGAAGCACGACGGCGGCGCCCGCCCGGGTGCCCCGGGCACCTTTGGTTCCCGGCTGGCTGGCGCGATGGCGGCCCGCGGGCCCCTGTGTGTGGGCATCGACCCGCACCCGGGCCTGCTGGCCGCCTGGGGCCTGGACGACTCCGTCCAGGGCCTGCGCAGCTTCTCCCTGGCGGTGCTGGAGGCGGTGGCCCCGCTGGCCGCCGCCGTCAAGCCGCAGGTGGCGCTGTACGAGCGCCACGGCTCGGCCGGCCTGGCCGTCCTGGAGGAGCTCCTTGCCGCCTCGTCGCAGGCGGGCGTGCTGTCAATCGCCGACGCCAAGCGGGGGGACATTGGCTCCACCATGGCCGGCTACGCCGACGCCTGGCTGCGCGACGGCTCGGCCCTGGCCGCGGACTCCGTGACACTGAGCCCCTACCTGGGCTTTGAGTCGCTGCGCCCGGCCCTGGACCTTGCGGCAGACAACGGCCGCGGCGTGTTTGTGCTGGCGCTGACCTCCAACCCGGAGGGCGCCAGCGTGCAGCATGTGGGCGGTGCCGAATCGGTGGCCAAGCACATTGTGCAGGCGGCCGCCGTCGAAAACCAGCGCTATGCAGGCCAGGCGCTGGGCTCCGTCGGCCTTGTGGTCGGGGCAACCGTCGGCACGGCACTGTCGGACCTTGGGATCGACCTTGCCGCCGTCCACGGACCCATCCTGGCCCCGGGCCTGGGGGCCCAGGGCGCCACGGGTGCCGACATGCGTGAGACGTTCGGCGCGGCCTACCCGGCCGTGCTGGCGACCTCCAGCCGCGGCATCCTGGCGGCAGGGCCCGATATCGCGGCCCTGCGCGCCGCCACTGCCGAAACCCTCTCGGGTTTGTAG
- the mihF gene encoding integration host factor, actinobacterial type, with protein MNLPQLTPQDREDARNKALAARTLRSRAKQDLKTGRTSVTAILETAAAEPALDRLKVCDLLEALPGIGKVRATVIMSELGIAPTRRVRGLGVHQRRALLEYLGPEA; from the coding sequence GTGAATTTGCCGCAGTTGACCCCGCAGGACCGGGAAGACGCTCGCAACAAGGCACTCGCGGCACGGACCCTGCGCTCCCGGGCAAAACAAGATTTGAAGACAGGGCGGACCTCCGTCACGGCCATCCTGGAGACGGCCGCGGCCGAGCCCGCCCTGGACAGACTTAAAGTGTGTGACTTATTGGAAGCCCTCCCGGGCATTGGAAAGGTACGTGCAACTGTGATCATGAGCGAGCTGGGCATAGCCCCAACCCGCAGGGTGCGTGGCCTGGGCGTGCACCAGCGCCGGGCCCTGTTGGAATACCTGGGGCCGGAGGCGTGA
- the gmk gene encoding guanylate kinase produces the protein MSAPAVPAEHTVRTKPRSGVTVLAGPTAVGKGTVSTFIRDNYPDVWLSVSATTRPARPGEEEGVHYFFKTAEDFDALIGHGDLLEWAVVHGVNRYGTLRSTVEAAVADGKSVLLEIDLQGARQVKEAMPEADFVFLAPPSWDELVRRLVGRGTETAEEQHRRLETAKLELAAAPEFDYVIVNDEVSRAAAALVDLMGLTPRHTA, from the coding sequence GTGAGCGCCCCCGCCGTGCCCGCCGAGCACACCGTCCGCACCAAGCCCCGCAGCGGCGTGACCGTCCTGGCCGGGCCCACCGCCGTCGGCAAGGGCACCGTGTCAACGTTCATCCGGGACAACTACCCGGATGTCTGGCTCTCCGTCTCCGCCACGACCCGCCCGGCCCGCCCGGGCGAGGAAGAGGGCGTGCACTACTTCTTCAAGACGGCCGAAGACTTTGACGCACTCATCGGGCACGGGGACCTCCTCGAATGGGCAGTGGTCCACGGCGTGAACCGCTATGGCACCCTGCGCAGCACGGTGGAGGCCGCCGTCGCGGACGGAAAGTCGGTGCTGCTGGAGATCGACCTGCAGGGCGCCCGCCAGGTGAAGGAGGCCATGCCGGAGGCCGATTTCGTGTTCCTGGCACCGCCCAGCTGGGACGAACTGGTCCGCCGCCTCGTGGGCCGCGGCACAGAAACCGCCGAGGAACAGCACCGCCGCCTGGAAACCGCTAAACTGGAACTTGCTGCCGCGCCGGAATTTGATTATGTCATCGTCAACGATGAAGTCAGCCGGGCTGCAGCGGCACTGGTTGACCTGATGGGGCTCACCCCCCGCCACACCGCATAA
- the rpoZ gene encoding DNA-directed RNA polymerase subunit omega, which translates to MTTQPEGIINPSIDSLLEAADNKYGLVIFGAKRARQINAYYAQLHEGLFEYVGPLVDTKLNEKSLSIAFREIEEGLLVSTPVETA; encoded by the coding sequence TTGACTACACAACCCGAAGGCATCATCAATCCCTCGATTGATTCACTGCTTGAAGCTGCCGACAACAAGTACGGCCTGGTCATCTTTGGTGCCAAGCGCGCCCGCCAGATCAACGCCTACTACGCCCAGCTCCACGAGGGCCTCTTCGAGTACGTCGGCCCGCTCGTCGACACCAAGCTGAACGAGAAGTCCCTCTCCATCGCCTTCCGCGAAATCGAAGAGGGCCTGCTGGTTTCCACCCCCGTCGAGACCGCGTAA
- a CDS encoding bifunctional phosphopantothenoylcysteine decarboxylase/phosphopantothenate synthase codes for MNIVLGVGGGIAAYKAALLLRLFTEAGHQVTVIPTDASTNFVGVATWEALSGRPATNNVFDAVDQVNHVRIGHEADLIVVAPATADLLAKAAGGHANDLLTTTLLMARGPVLFAPAMHTEMWAHAATAANVATLRSRGVHVLDPAVGRLTGVDSGPGRLPEPEEIFAAAMALVAPGPAQDSPQHDGAEAGTAPEASGPLSGLLAGKHVLITAGGTREPLDPVRYLGNKSSGKQGVALAEAALAAGADVTLVHAPLEVPAPAGARLQPIETALELRSATLAAAASADVVIMAAAVADFRPANISTGKIKKRDDVADPVITLVRNPDILAEIVAHRAAQNQQQLIVGFAAETGDDEADARTYAQAKLRRKGCDLLVVNEVGPGETGSERVFGRDSNQVEIIALDGAGPVLAGGSKREVADAVVRVIAGRLGAP; via the coding sequence CTGAACATTGTTTTGGGGGTGGGCGGCGGCATCGCCGCCTACAAGGCGGCCCTGCTGCTGCGCCTCTTCACGGAGGCCGGCCACCAGGTCACGGTCATCCCCACCGACGCGTCCACGAACTTCGTGGGCGTTGCCACGTGGGAAGCCCTGAGCGGGCGGCCCGCCACCAACAATGTCTTTGACGCCGTGGACCAGGTCAACCACGTCCGGATCGGCCATGAGGCCGACTTGATCGTGGTGGCGCCGGCAACGGCAGACCTTCTCGCGAAGGCTGCCGGCGGCCACGCCAACGACCTCCTCACCACCACCCTGCTCATGGCGCGCGGGCCTGTGCTCTTTGCCCCGGCCATGCACACGGAAATGTGGGCGCATGCCGCCACGGCGGCCAATGTGGCCACGCTGCGCTCCCGCGGCGTGCACGTGCTGGACCCGGCTGTCGGACGCCTCACCGGCGTCGACAGCGGTCCCGGCCGGCTGCCCGAGCCTGAAGAAATCTTCGCCGCCGCCATGGCCCTGGTTGCACCCGGCCCGGCCCAGGACTCCCCGCAGCACGACGGCGCTGAAGCAGGCACGGCTCCGGAAGCTTCCGGACCGTTGTCAGGATTGCTCGCCGGGAAGCACGTGCTCATCACAGCCGGCGGCACCCGCGAACCCCTCGACCCCGTCCGCTACCTGGGCAACAAGTCCTCCGGCAAGCAGGGCGTGGCCCTCGCCGAAGCGGCACTGGCCGCCGGCGCCGACGTCACCCTCGTCCATGCCCCCCTGGAGGTGCCTGCTCCTGCCGGCGCGCGGCTGCAGCCCATTGAGACGGCCCTGGAACTGCGGTCTGCAACACTTGCCGCAGCCGCCTCCGCCGACGTCGTGATCATGGCCGCCGCCGTGGCGGACTTCAGGCCGGCCAACATTTCCACCGGCAAGATCAAGAAGCGCGACGACGTGGCCGACCCCGTCATCACCCTGGTCCGCAACCCGGACATCCTTGCCGAAATCGTGGCCCACCGTGCAGCGCAAAACCAGCAGCAGCTCATCGTCGGCTTTGCCGCCGAAACCGGCGACGACGAGGCCGATGCCCGCACCTACGCCCAAGCCAAGCTGCGCCGCAAGGGCTGCGACCTCCTCGTGGTCAACGAGGTGGGCCCGGGAGAGACCGGCAGCGAGCGCGTCTTTGGCCGGGACAGCAACCAGGTCGAGATCATCGCCCTTGACGGAGCGGGCCCCGTGCTGGCCGGAGGGTCCAAGCGCGAGGTGGCAGACGCCGTCGTGCGCGTCATTGCCGGACGCCTTGGCGCACCCTAG
- the metK gene encoding methionine adenosyltransferase produces MTSVNPLRLFTSESVTAGHPDKICDQISDAILDALLAEDPDSRVAVETMATTGLVHVAGEVTTNAYVEIPQIVRNTILDIGYDSSANGFDGARCGVSVSIGQQSQDISDGVFNALEVREGTAVDKYDSQGAGDQGLMFGYASNETASYMPTPIYLAHRLSERLTDVRKSGELAYLRPDGKTQVTIGYDGDVPVSVDTVVISSQHAEGTSLERLRADLAEFVIDPVMAASGLDISHVKTFLNPAGPFVVGGPVGDAGLTGRKIIVDTYGGMARHGGGAFSGKDPSKVDRSAAYAMRWVAKNVVAAGLAARAEIQVGYAIGVARPVGVYVETFGTETVDPRRIEDAIAAIFDLRPAAIIDSLDLKRPIYAKTAAHGHFGRDDADFTWENLDRVDALKAFFNA; encoded by the coding sequence GTGACTTCAGTAAATCCCCTGCGCCTGTTTACCTCCGAATCCGTGACGGCGGGCCACCCCGACAAAATCTGTGACCAGATCAGCGACGCCATCCTCGACGCGCTGCTCGCGGAAGACCCGGACTCCCGCGTGGCCGTGGAGACCATGGCCACCACCGGCCTGGTCCATGTTGCCGGCGAGGTGACCACCAACGCGTACGTCGAAATCCCGCAGATCGTGCGCAACACCATCCTGGACATCGGCTACGACTCCTCGGCCAACGGCTTCGACGGCGCCCGCTGCGGCGTATCCGTCTCCATCGGCCAGCAGTCCCAGGACATTTCCGACGGCGTGTTCAACGCCCTCGAGGTCCGCGAGGGCACCGCCGTGGACAAATACGACTCCCAGGGCGCCGGCGACCAGGGCCTGATGTTCGGCTACGCCAGCAACGAGACCGCCTCCTACATGCCCACGCCCATCTACCTGGCGCACCGCCTGTCGGAGCGGCTGACGGATGTGCGCAAGTCCGGCGAGCTCGCCTACCTGCGCCCCGACGGCAAGACCCAGGTCACCATCGGCTACGACGGCGACGTGCCCGTCTCCGTCGACACCGTCGTCATTTCCAGCCAGCATGCGGAAGGGACGTCCCTGGAGCGGCTGCGCGCAGACCTTGCCGAATTTGTGATCGACCCCGTCATGGCCGCCTCCGGACTGGACATCTCCCATGTGAAGACCTTCCTGAACCCGGCCGGCCCCTTTGTGGTGGGCGGCCCGGTGGGCGACGCCGGCCTGACCGGACGGAAGATCATCGTGGACACCTACGGCGGCATGGCCCGCCACGGCGGCGGCGCGTTCTCCGGCAAGGACCCGTCCAAGGTTGACCGTTCGGCCGCCTACGCCATGCGCTGGGTTGCCAAGAACGTCGTGGCTGCCGGCCTGGCCGCCCGCGCAGAGATCCAAGTCGGCTACGCGATCGGCGTGGCCCGCCCGGTGGGTGTCTATGTTGAGACCTTCGGCACCGAAACCGTCGACCCCCGCCGCATCGAGGACGCCATCGCCGCCATCTTCGACCTGCGCCCGGCAGCCATCATCGACAGCCTGGACCTGAAGCGCCCCATCTACGCCAAGACAGCCGCCCACGGCCACTTCGGCCGCGACGACGCCGACTTCACGTGGGAAAACCTTGACCGGGTGGATGCGCTGAAGGCCTTCTTCAACGCCTAG
- a CDS encoding primosomal protein N' — MADALNHDAPGEGVQMSLLSGFVAKERVADPHSGVVLAPSLPVAHVVIDSPLPHLDRIFDYSVPLELDAEAQPGVRVRVKFSGQDLNGFLVARAAVSESERLVPLARVYSAVPVLAPQVLELAHRVAARYCGTVADVLRVAVPPRVASLEKVYLKKLAVDAAAAAAAGAPGAPPEPVPDMPDAPRPGHSLFADYPHAEDFLTRLAMGESPKGVLGALQGYGAGSWQHQVAQVVAYCQLSGRGAIVVVPDLRDLDLLERAFASMLPADSFVKLTADDGPSARYANFLKVLSGDVRIVIGTRSAAYAPVADLGLVVCWDDGDELHVERRAPYQHSRDVLLLRSEVEGAAVLMAGHSRSTESQRLVATGWAQEITAARPAVRKATARVISTSDSFEQERDPAAALARLPHRAWATAKAALKFGPVLVQVARTGYAPGLACQRCREVARCRHCTGPLMQSRAPGSSSTMVTCKWCGQAETAFSCPTCGFNQLRAIAVGALRTAEELGRAFPSVPVVSSSGDHIKATVPDRPSIVVATIGAEPVAPHGYAAALLLDGDSMLRRESLRAGEEALRRWMNAAALVKPARDGGMVVVTAEESVEVAALVRWDPAGHAEREFALRHELGLPPAMRLASLTGSESDVAAFEAALKLPAAVRSIGPAPVMSPLAGPATDEVPDYRTILLFPYAMAAQVTADIRALKAANAARRIGSPVQVRCDGLDVL; from the coding sequence ATGGCTGATGCACTGAATCATGACGCACCCGGCGAGGGCGTGCAGATGAGCCTGCTCAGCGGCTTTGTGGCGAAGGAACGCGTGGCTGACCCCCACAGCGGCGTGGTCCTGGCCCCGTCCCTGCCCGTGGCGCACGTGGTCATCGACTCGCCGCTGCCGCACCTGGACCGGATCTTCGACTACTCCGTGCCCCTCGAGCTCGACGCCGAGGCGCAGCCGGGAGTGCGGGTGCGGGTCAAGTTTTCCGGCCAGGACCTCAACGGTTTCCTGGTGGCGCGGGCTGCGGTTTCCGAGAGCGAGCGGCTGGTTCCGCTCGCACGCGTGTACTCGGCCGTGCCCGTGCTGGCACCGCAGGTCCTGGAGCTGGCCCACCGGGTGGCAGCACGCTACTGCGGAACCGTCGCCGATGTCCTGCGCGTCGCCGTTCCCCCGCGTGTTGCCAGCCTGGAAAAGGTGTACCTGAAAAAGTTGGCCGTCGACGCTGCGGCGGCTGCCGCTGCCGGCGCCCCGGGGGCACCTCCCGAGCCGGTGCCGGACATGCCGGATGCGCCCAGGCCCGGCCACTCGCTTTTCGCCGACTACCCGCATGCCGAGGACTTTCTCACCCGGCTGGCCATGGGGGAGAGCCCCAAGGGCGTCCTGGGAGCCCTACAGGGCTACGGCGCCGGCTCATGGCAGCACCAGGTGGCCCAGGTTGTGGCGTACTGCCAGCTTTCCGGCCGTGGCGCCATTGTGGTGGTGCCCGACCTGCGCGACCTCGACCTGCTCGAGCGGGCCTTCGCATCAATGCTGCCGGCGGACAGCTTCGTCAAGCTCACCGCAGACGACGGCCCCAGCGCCCGCTACGCCAACTTCCTAAAGGTCTTGTCCGGGGACGTAAGGATCGTGATCGGCACGCGGTCGGCAGCCTATGCACCCGTCGCGGACCTGGGGCTCGTGGTGTGCTGGGACGACGGCGACGAACTCCATGTTGAGCGCCGGGCACCGTACCAGCACAGCCGCGACGTGCTGCTGCTGCGCTCCGAGGTGGAAGGTGCGGCCGTGCTCATGGCCGGCCACAGCCGCAGCACCGAATCCCAGCGGCTGGTGGCCACGGGCTGGGCCCAGGAGATCACCGCCGCCCGCCCCGCCGTGCGCAAGGCCACGGCCCGGGTCATCAGCACCTCCGATTCCTTCGAGCAGGAACGGGACCCGGCCGCCGCACTGGCGCGGCTGCCGCACCGTGCCTGGGCCACGGCCAAGGCGGCCCTGAAATTCGGTCCGGTCCTGGTCCAGGTGGCACGGACGGGCTACGCGCCGGGGCTGGCATGCCAGCGCTGCCGGGAAGTGGCCAGGTGCCGGCACTGCACGGGGCCGCTCATGCAGTCGCGGGCCCCGGGCTCCTCCTCCACCATGGTGACCTGCAAGTGGTGCGGGCAGGCCGAAACCGCCTTCAGCTGCCCCACGTGCGGATTCAACCAGTTGCGGGCCATCGCCGTCGGCGCCCTGCGGACAGCCGAGGAGCTGGGGCGGGCCTTTCCCTCCGTTCCCGTGGTGTCCTCGTCGGGCGACCACATCAAGGCCACGGTTCCGGACAGGCCCTCGATCGTGGTGGCCACCATCGGTGCCGAACCCGTGGCCCCGCACGGCTACGCCGCCGCCCTGCTGCTCGACGGCGACTCCATGCTGCGCCGTGAATCGCTGAGGGCGGGGGAGGAGGCGCTGCGGCGCTGGATGAATGCCGCGGCGCTTGTTAAGCCGGCCAGGGACGGCGGCATGGTGGTGGTCACGGCGGAGGAATCCGTGGAGGTCGCCGCGCTGGTCCGCTGGGACCCGGCAGGCCACGCGGAACGGGAATTTGCCCTGCGCCATGAGCTGGGACTGCCGCCCGCCATGCGCCTGGCATCATTGACCGGGTCCGAATCCGACGTGGCAGCCTTTGAGGCGGCCCTGAAGCTGCCGGCAGCCGTGCGCAGCATCGGGCCCGCGCCGGTCATGTCTCCCTTGGCCGGGCCGGCCACGGATGAGGTGCCCGACTACAGGACCATCCTGCTCTTTCCCTACGCCATGGCTGCGCAGGTCACGGCCGACATCCGGGCGCTGAAGGCTGCCAATGCCGCACGCAGGATCGGCTCGCCGGTGCAGGTGCGGTGCGACGGCCTCGACGTCCTTTAA